One segment of Tetrapisispora phaffii CBS 4417 chromosome 1, complete genome DNA contains the following:
- the PHM7 gene encoding Phm7p (similar to Saccharomyces cerevisiae PHM7 (YOL084W); ancestral locus Anc_3.119), with the protein MPASSSSTSAFVTSLIFNGIIALIFIILFINLRPKFTRVYEPRSLKDIYTIKEEERTEPAPYGYFKWVPFLLTKRHSYLIQNASVDGYFFLRYLAIILLISFLSFFVLFPILLPVNATNGRDYKGFELLSMSNVTNKNRFYAHVFLSWIWFSIIIYIIYRELYYYVVFRHALQTSPLYDGLLSSRTIILTDLNPSKNSELERIFTKANKISVAKNVKELEKLCKERKSDTQRYESALNKMIKQSMKKKLKADKNKKYHDKLYENDRRLVNDLETYVPYEKRPKHYIGSKLPSFLKMINGKKVNTVSYLNEHIPEENEQIFTKQQEYEHSREYLRTVFIQFDTQLEAQKVYQTLDYLLGRENYAKKYIGYSPEQIVWSNLNMTTRERSWKRCLATTFLVLMIIFWAIPVAVVGMISNISFLTTKIFFLEFINNLPNFLLGLITGILPSVALSILMSLVPPVIMYVGKLRGLTTLKHIDLYCHSWYFAFQVIETFIVTTGTSSASSTVTAIIDDPSQAMTLLSNNLPKASNFYISYFLLLGLTVPTGMLLQIITLVMSKIKGMLFTSTPRQKWTSYNTLATPSMGILYPTIEIIMVILISYSIIAPLVLVFSTLALFLLYLAYVYNLNFVMGFSLDSKGRNYPKGLFHIFVGIYMSEVCLIGLFVMLKSWGCVVLEAFYLGITALLHIWFKRKFIPLFDIVPLSAIYLSRGLPNYQYPNEDLGTKEVHDLRERVKQALESDETGGVLRLATDHELKVANILKTEERNPDESSPSSGENTLSESNPSSILNGGEKKIIETEHLENANGSSDIDVDNRRNNNTDLPAHDGSEVEDKDASSKTGTTFVKGDETFRKLHYEDLEGLERPVLGNQGGEKHKSTVMHNTDVGIVYTDKTAMTRELEALPENINRSFTWKQRLKNFFHPSQAYKFETMRKRLPHVFNTTIAYSNKFISQAYINPCVSDENPKIWICKDTMGVSQQQIEEANNYNLYVTDAFTSFDKKGRAQFTFNPPDFLFEGKK; encoded by the coding sequence ATGCCAGCATCCTCTAGTTCGACCAGTGCTTTTGTTACAAGTTTGATATTCAATGGTATTATAGCCTTgatattcattatattgtttattaatttaagaCCAAAATTTACAAGAGTATATGAACCGCGATCgttaaaagatatttatacTATTAAGGAAGAAGAGCGAACGGAACCAGCGCCTTATGGTTATTTTAAATGGGTTCCTTTCTTACTTACAAAAAGACATtcttatttaattcaaaatgcGAGTGTTGATGGCTATTTTTTCTTAAGATACTTGGCAATCATACTGTTAATATCCTTTCTGTCATTTTTTGTTCTATTTCCAATTCTGTTACCTGTGAATGCGACAAATGGCAGGGACTATAAAGGTTTTGAATTACTTTCGATGTCAAACGTTACTAATAAGAATAGGTTTTATGCTCATGTGTTTCTATCCTGGATTTGgttttcaattattatatatataatttacaGAGAATTGTATTACTATGTGGTTTTTAGACATGCCCTCCAGACATCTCCATTGTATGATGGTTTACTATCCTCGAGAACAATAATCTTGACAGATCTAAACCCAAGCAAAAATTCTGAACTTGAAAGGATCTTCACTAAAGCCAACAAAATATCTGTTGctaaaaatgttaaagaattggaaaaattgTGCAAGGAGCGTAAATCTGACACTCAAAGGTATGAATCAGCTTTGAATAAAATGATCAAACAAtcgatgaagaagaagttaaaGGCagataaaaacaaaaaatatcatgATAAACTATACGAAAATGACAGAAGACTTGTCAATGACTTGGAGACATATGTTCCATACGAAAAAAGACCCAAACATTATATAGGTTCTAAATTACCgtcatttttaaagatgATTAATGGTAAGAAAGTCAATACCGTCAGCTACTTGAATGAGCATATCCCCGAAGAAAATGAACAGATATTTACGAAACAGCAGGAGTATGAACACTCTCGCGAGTATCTAAGAACTGTATTTATACAATTTGATACTCAATTAGAGGCGCAGAAAGTATACCAGACTTTAGACTACTTATTAGGTAGAGAAAATTATGCGAAAAAGTATATTGGTTATTCACCGGAGCAAATTGTGTGgtcaaatttaaatatgacTACAAGGGAAAGATCATGGAAAAGATGTTTGGCTACCACATTCTTAGTTCTCATGATAATCTTTTGGGCAATTCCAGTTGCTGTGGTTGGTATGATAAGTAATATTAGTTTTCTTACaactaaaatattctttttggAATTTATCAACAATTTACCAAACTTCCTCTTAGGTCTAATTACTGGTATTTTACCCTCGGTGGCACTGTCCATCTTAATGTCCTTAGTGCCACCTGTAATAATGTATGTCGGAAAACTTAGAGGTTTGACAACGTTAAAACATATTGATTTATACTGTCATAGTTGGTACTTTGCTTTTCAAGTAATCGAGACGTTCATTGTTACAACAGGAACATCATCTGCATCGTCTACAGTAACAGCAATTATTGATGATCCATCCCAAGCAATGACTTTATTGTCAAATAACCTGCCAAAAGCATctaatttttatatcaGTTATTTCCTATTACTTGGTCTAACAGTACCAACAGGTATGCtacttcaaataattacaCTAGTTAtgtcaaaaattaaaggaatGTTATTCACATCAACACCGAGGCAAAAATGGACTTCTTATAATACTTTAGCCACGCCATCAATGGGTATCTTATACCCAACAATCGAAATTATCATGgttatattaatttcatattcaattattGCACCACTAGTATTAGTATTCAGTACATTAgctttatttttgttatacCTCGCATATGTTTacaatttgaattttgtaATGGGTTTCTCATTAGATTCCAAAGGTAGGAATTATCCAAAAGGgttatttcatatttttgttGGAATTTATATGAGTGAGGTCTGTCTAATTGGTTTATTTGTTATGTTAAAAAGTTGGGGATGCGTTGTATTAGAGGCTTTTTACCTTGGTATAACTGCACTTCTACATATTTGGTTTAAGAGAAAGTTTATCCCATTATTTGATATCGTTCCTCTAAGTGCCATTTATCTTTCAAGAGGACTTccaaattatcaatatccAAATGAGGACTTGGGAACTAAAGAAGTTCATGATCTAAGGGAAAGGGTAAAACAGGCATTGGAATCCGATGAAACGGGTGGTGTTCTACGTCTTGCAACAGACCATGAATTGAAAGTAgctaatattttaaaaactgAAGAGAGAAATCCGGATGAATCAAGCCCATCAAGTGGAGAAAACACATTATCAGAATCAAATCCATCATCTATTCTAAATGGTGGCgagaagaaaattattgaGACTGAACATCTTGAAAATGCCAATGGAAGCAGTGATATTGATGTTGATAAcagaagaaataataacacTGATTTACCTGCTCATGATGGCTCAGAAGTTGAAGATAAAGACGCTTCATCAAAAACAGGGACAACGTTTGTAAAAGGAGATGAAACATTCAGAAAATTACACTATGAAGATCTTGAAGGCTTAGAAAGACCAGTGCTTGGAAACCAGGGAGGAGAGAAACATAAAAGTACCGTAATGCATAATACTGATGTTGGGATTGTTTACACAGATAAGACAGCTATGACACGCGAATTAGAAGCTTTGccagaaaatattaacagATCATTCACGTGGAAGCAACGcttaaagaattttttcCATCCATCTCAGGcatataaatttgaaactaTGAGAAAAAGATTACCACATGTTTTTAACACTACAATTGCATActctaataaatttatcagTCAAGCTTACATAAATCCGTGCGTGTCAGATGAGAATCCAAAAATATGGATATGTAAAGACACTATGGGCGTATCTCAACAACAAATCGAGGAAgcaaataattataatttgtatGTCACTGACGCTTTTACATCATTCGATAAAAAAGGTAGAGCTCAATTTACTTTCAACCCACCTGATTTCCTTTTCGAGGGAAAGAAGTGA
- the RIB7 gene encoding 2,5-diamino-6-(ribosylamino)-4(3H)-pyrimidinone 5'-phosphate reductase (similar to Saccharomyces cerevisiae RIB7 (YBR153W); ancestral locus Anc_3.113) produces MKLSPLDEKLPNFLHDYLPIEPKDDKVFVTLTYAQSLDSKISSGPGIRTVISHPETKTMTHYLRYHHQGILIGTSTLLVDDPGLNCKWNPFNETTNLDKYSPRPIVIDMKRQWNFKGSKMEQLYLQKKGKSPIIVVNKLPTHADQEENVDYFVYDNSDVIDWELLFLNLKNKYNIKSIMVEGGGNVINQLLLRHDLVNSLIITIGSVYLGENGVSVSPSSNVQLSDVKWWVGTTDSVLSCRLKNNKDSS; encoded by the coding sequence ATGAAATTATCTCCTCTGGATGAAAAACTACCAAACTTCTTACATGATTATTTACCAATTGAACCAAAAGATGACAAAGTTTTCGTTACGTTAACTTATGCTCAGTCATTAGATTCTAAAATTTCGAGTGGACCAGGTATTAGAACAGTTATATCTCATCCAGAGACTAAAACCATGACCCATTATTTACGTTATCATCATCAAGGTATATTAATAGGAACTAGTACTTTATTAGTAGATGATCCAGGTTTGAATTGTAAATGGAATCCATTTAATGAAACTACGAACCTTGACAAATATTCTCCTAGACCTATCGTCATTGATATGAAAAGGCAATGGAACTTTAAAGGATCCAAAATGGAgcaattatatttacaaaagaaaGGTAAATCTCCGATAATTGTTGTCAATAAACTTCCAACACATGCTGAccaagaagaaaatgttgattattttgtttatgATAATTCAGATGTAATCGATTGGGAGCTTTTATTcctgaatttgaaaaacaaatataatattaaatctaTTATGGTAGAGGGTGGTGGAAATGTAATTAACCAACTGTTACTCAGACATGATTTAGTAAATAgtctaataataacaatcGGTTCAGTTTATTTAGGTGAGAATGGCGTTTCTGTTAGTCCCTCTTCAAATGTTCAACTATCTGATGTTAAGTGGTGGGTAGGTACAACTGATTCTGTTTTATCATGtagattaaaaaataacaagGATTCTTCCTAA
- the MSH2 gene encoding mismatch repair ATPase MSH2 (similar to Saccharomyces cerevisiae MSH2 (YOL090W); ancestral locus Anc_3.107), whose amino-acid sequence MSSNRPELKFSAPNDERGFYNKFISLPEKPDTTIRISDRGDYYTVVGFDAVFVADTVYHTQSVLKNCNLDHGTSKRFGSIPTQYATLSTQVVSTLLKNCLLELGYKVELYDKNWNLLKCASPGNIDQVEDLMNIAVDSPIILASLKLQLNSNDGNCVVGLAFIDAGNQKIGMLDIVDNEVYSNLESCLIQLGVRECLLPDLSKNEANINEIKKITSVLERCNCVATFIKNSEFQAKDVEMDLMKLLGNDLSLSLPKKFSNLALGACNALLNYLEILQGQDSLGKFELVEYSINNIMKLDASAVKALNLFPNNNAQSYMQSNLAASNGYSNSNESKISSLFQLLNNCKTKAGVRLLNEWLKQPLTDLAEINKRHDLVEFLIDQLELRETLQTNYLPSIPDVRRITKKLHKNGNLEDILKIYLFSKKIPDILQLLESFLDGVDGTVNKNIQELVTDLWIDPIQKHIEPLSKFEEMVETTVDLEMYESHNEFMIKVEFNEELAKLRMELDQLRNQITTAHLEAAEDLGFDTEKKLKLENHHLHGWCMRLTRNDAKELRKHKKYIELSTVKAGIYFSTRELKEVAKETAILQKEYEKQQSALVREIVGITLTYTPVLEKLSLVLANQDVLCSFAHASSYAPIPYIRPTMHSLQDTGRKTILKGSRHPVLEVQDDLTFISNDISLEKGSSDFLIITGPNMGGKSTYIRQIGVISLMAQIGCFVPCDEAEISVVDAILCRVGAGDSQLKGVSTFMVEMLETSSILKNATPNSLIIVDELGRGTSTYDGFGLAWAISEHVASKIGCFTLFATHFHELTSLEKKLDNVKNLHVVAHIGSVSATLEGNNSTEDITLLFKVEPGISDQSFGIHVAEVVQFPEKIVKMAKRKANELEDLKNTNKEVKKLKLSPQEMNEGNEKLRTLLKNWVKQCKEEGLDKPENITSEAGQKKIQELLRDMSKESESSNNQFIECITKMLL is encoded by the coding sequence ATGTCGTCAAATAGGCCTGAATTGAAGTTTTCAGCACCAAATGATGAACGAGGCTTCTATAACAAGTTTATTTCTCTGCCTGAGAAACCAGACACTACAATTAGAATTTCTGATCGTGGGGATTATTATACAGTAGTTGGTTTTGATGCTGTTTTCGTTGCTGATACAGTTTATCATACTCAATctgttttaaaaaattgtaaTCTTGACCATGGGACCAGTAAAAGATTTGGCAGCATTCCAACACAGTATGCTACCTTATCTACGCAGGTAGTCAGTactttattgaaaaactGTTTATTGGAGCTAGGTTACAAAGTTGAACTATACGACAAAAACTggaatttattgaaatgtGCCTCTCCTGGTAACATAGATCAAGTTGAAGATCTTATGAATATCGCTGTTGATAGTCCAATCATTCTTGCATCTTtgaaattacaattaaattCCAATGATGGTAACTGTGTTGTCGGGTTGGCATTTATAGATGCaggaaatcaaaaaattggtATGTTGGATATAGTTGATAATGAAGTTTATTCTAATCTGGAGAGTTGTTTAATCCAACTTGGTGTAAGGGAATGTTTATTACCAGATTTATCTAAGAACGAAGCAAATATTAATGagataaagaaaattacAAGTGTTCTCGAACGTTGTAACTGCGTGGCTAcctttattaaaaattctgAATTCCAAGCTAAAGATGTAGAAATGgatttgatgaaattacTTGGCAATGATTTGTCACTATCTCTTCctaaaaaattttctaatCTTGCATTAGGTGCTTGTAATGCTTTATTAAACTACTTGGAAATTTTACAAGGACAAGATAGCTTAGGAAAGTTTGAATTAGTTGAATATTCTATCAACAATATAATGAAGTTGGACGCTTCTGCTGTGAAAGCCCTGAATTTATTCccaaataataatgctCAATCTTATATGCAGTCAAATTTAGCAGCATCAAATGGATATAGTAATAGTAATGAatctaaaatatcatcGCTTTTCCAATTATTAAACAACTGTAAAACCAAAGCAGGTGTGCGTTTGTTAAACGAATGGTTAAAGCAGCCATTGACTGATTTGGcagaaataaataaaagacATGATCTTGTTGAGTTTTTAATCGATCAATTAGAGTTAAGGGAAACGTTACAAACTAATTATTTACCATCTATTCCTGATGTGCGTCGTATAACAAAAAAGTTACACAAGAATGGTAATTTAGAAGatattctaaaaatttatcTATTTAGTAAAAAAATTCCAGATATTTTACAACTACTAGAATCATTTTTAGATGGTGTCGATGGTACTGTAAACAAGAATATTCAAGAGTTAGTGACAGATTTATGGATTGATCCAATTCAAAAGCATATTGAGCCGTTATCTAAGTTTGAAGAAATGGTAGAGACTACTGTTGATTTAGAAATGTATGAATCGCACAATGAATTTATGATCAAAGTGGAGTTCAATGAGGAATTAGCCAAGCTTAGAATGGAATTAGATCAGCTTAGAAACCAAATAACCACTGCACATTTAGAGGCCGCCGAGGATCTTGGGTTTGATACTGAGAAAAAACTAAAACTTGAAAACCATCATTTACATGGTTGGTGTATGAGATTGACTCGTAACGATGCCAAAGAACTTCGTAAGcacaaaaaatatattgagcTATCTACTGTTAAAGCAGGTATTTATTTTAGTACGAGAGAGTTAAAAGAAGTAGCTAAGGAAACAGCTATCCTTCAAAAGGAATATGAAAAGCAGCAGTCAGCATTAGTAAGAGAGATTGTTGGAATTACTTTAACGTATACACCGGTTTTAGAAAAGTTATCATTAGTACTAGCTAATCAGGACGTATTATGTTCATTTGCTCATGCATCTTCATATGCTCCAATACCATATATCAGACCTACAATGCACAGTTTACAGGATACTGgaagaaaaacaattttaaaaggATCTCGTCACCCCGTCTTAGAGGTACAAGATGATTTaacttttatttcaaaCGACATTAGTTTAGAAAAAGGTTCCAGTGATTTCCTGATAATTACCGGGCCTAACATGGGTGGTAAATCTACTTATATCAGACAAATTGGTGTTATATCTTTAATGGCTCAAATAGGATGTTTTGTTCCTTGTGATGAAGCAGAAATATCTGTTGTCGACGCTATATTATGTAGGGTTGGTGCTGGTGATTCTCAATTGAAAGGTGTCTCTACTTTCATGGTTGAAATGTTAGAAAcatcttcaatattaaagaatgcTACTCCAAActcattaataatagtagATGAATTAGGTAGAGGTACTAGTACCTATGATGGATTTGGTCTTGCATGGGCTATTTCTGAACACGTTGCATCAAAAATAGGTTGTTTTACGCTGTTTGCTACACATTTCCACGAGTTGACGTCATTAGAGAAAAAGCTAGACAACGTCAAAAATTTACATGTAGTAGCACATATAGGAAGTGTGAGTGCTACTTTAGAAGGGAACAATAGCACTGAAGAtattacattattattcaagGTCGAACCTGGTATTTCTGATCAATCGTTTGGTATTCATGTTGCAGAAGTTGTTCAATTTCCAGAGAAAATAGTGAAAATGGCAAAACGTAAAGCAAACGAGCTTgaagatttaaagaatacAAATAAAGAAGTAAAGAAACTTAAGTTGAGTCCCCAGGAAATGAATGAAggaaatgaaaaattaagaacATTACTTAAAAATTGGGTGAAACAATGTAAAGAAGAAGGATTAGACAAACCTGAAAATATTACCAGCGAAGCTGGTCAAAAGAAGATCCAAGAATTATTACGTGATATGTCAAAAGAATCAGAATCTTCAAATAACCAATTCATCGAATGTATAAcaaaaatgttattataa
- the APD1 gene encoding Apd1p (similar to Saccharomyces cerevisiae APD1 (YBR151W); ancestral locus Anc_3.110), with protein MSPMNVETEAGISDENKKEIESIIKVCDSSQRDQASCSNCEDEIEDGEEAYSKLQFDYSTPLFNSSKIPKIQFIVPTSQTDWAFDACSEKPHSVQSKISKWCQDNAEKFANVGEGDSMVCNVTSLPINIMDIEVMKGSKNDVLLLPLFLWINDLKXXXXXXXKLDKVALLAEGSYLSPAKESAFVFICSHRTRDKRCGVTAPYLKKTLEKELQHHGLFRDNSDLRGDGVNVQYINHVGGHKFAANIQIYLKHTNTLIWLGRVTPRMMPLVAKTLLVPGELELAWPEKVRCIKKYDAW; from the coding sequence ATGAGTCCCATGAATGTTGAAACAGAAGCTGGGATCTCAGATGAGAATAAGAAAGAGATTGAGtcaattattaaagttTGTGATTCAAGTCAACGGGATCAAGCTTCGTGCTCTAATTGCGAAGATGAAATAGAAGATGGTGAAGAAGCATACAGCAAATTGCAGTTTGACTATTCCACTCCTTTATTTAACTCTTCTAAAATACCAAAGATCCAATTTATAGTCCCAACCTCGCAGACTGATTGGGCTTTTGATGCCTGTAGTGAGAAGCCACACAGTGTTCAGTCAAAGATAAGTAAGTGGTGTCAAGACAATGCTGAGAAGTTTGCTAATGTCGGTGAAGGTGATTCAATGGTATGCAATGTAACATCTTTGCCAATAAATATCATGGACATTGAAGTAATGAAAGGTTCTAAGAATGATGTGTTGCTGTTACCTCTATTTTTATGGATCAATGACTTGAAANNNNNNNNNNNNNNNNNNNAGAAACTCGATAAAGTTGCATTATTAGCAGAAGGAAGTTACTTGTCTCCAGCCAAGGAATCTGcatttgtatttatatgttCACATAGAACAAGAGATAAGAGATGTGGTGTGACAGCAccatatttaaagaaaacattAGAGAAAGAATTGCAACATCATGGATTATTCAGAGACAATTCTGATCTCAGAGGTGATGGTGTAAATGTGCAGTACATAAATCATGTCGGTGGCCACAAATTTGCTGCAAATATTCAGATATATCTAAAACATACAAATACTTTGATTTGGTTGGGAAGAGTCACTCCAAGAATGATGCCATTGGTTGCCAAGACATTATTAGTCCCTGGAGAACTTGAATTAGCATGGCCAGAAAAAGTTAGATGTATAAAGAAATATGACGCATGGTag
- the SPO21 gene encoding Spo21p (similar to Saccharomyces cerevisiae SPO21 (YOL091W) and YSW1 (YBR148W); ancestral locus Anc_3.106) has protein sequence MSSQQVNCDVGVADNVNDNNNVLTSVSYNENQSSGNLKESQFDKSEKKTGRTHRGWLRRSRGRSENFETTKSIKDDDTQKNENSIESDTEDIDINDCKFNGSGTFRSRLQAIFKSNVDLSTKKPGTKSSTNLDKLNVLQSQDLNASESEHTSSRWKYRLRNHQDSLSQISLSRSTTLNRDAINDLSNAEKVIEMQELDKSLDNDKRFEDEVFLNEIQRKTTLNQLKDNVQSECSKSNTNSISDIGKVVARNTDNDDDVADLQSNSSSIERAAIVKEKCENIFSPADYKMGSNIQYESPITPSEGTVEKSYKHVFETPRQFSIINPDFDNIIVENNSNVNKTLEFLFKILKAPEKSIVNQDSHLESKTPTLNNVLTELSNLIVIKLKEDERLQRNRDSSEHLVRRLECDVSNLERDLKSRNDQITNLLDSRAELENCIDKVKNVMDDILKCKSISRVDDTKVSSQGILEMLPTFYDSITTVLDDYGKLQIEYDSISNKSQDIQNECKNLILELETSQEKVLSLESKLSESTKLQAETFRRHSHSHALPLLRRTNEKLQIDYQRERSKVLELRKEHKNKDKFLKAYEIYRTESLQFMIYLMHSFRSFATDESIVEYDNHVKSLNEFYFNSNIVKEAGEREIEIKCQKFTNDVTSFYQEVAKSKFLDQLLEKYLSFMLSNEFLSTKITGLRRQNQDYEIYANHLLEKLNDVTTHFQSEKN, from the coding sequence ATGAGTAGTCAACAGGTCAACTGCGATGTTGGAGTCGCTGACAATGTCaatgataacaataacGTACTTACTTCAGTGAGCTACAATGAGAATCAAAGTAGTGGCAATCTGAAGGAGTCacaatttgataaatcCGAAAAGAAGACTGGTCGAACACATAGAGGTTGGTTGAGAAGGAGTAGAGGGAGATCTGAAAACTTCGaaacaacaaaatcaataaaagaTGACGACACACAAAAGAATGAAAACAGCATTGAGTCTGACACTGAAGATATAGATATCAACGATTGCAAGTTTAATGGAAGTGGAACTTTTAGATCAAGACTTCAAgcaattttcaaaagtaaTGTGGATTTATCGACCAAGAAGCCTGGAACAAAAAGTTCAACAAATTTAGACAAATTAAATGTATTACAAAGTCAGGATTTAAATGCGTCTGAAAGTGAGCACACCAGTTCCAGGTGGAAATACCGATTAAGGAACCACCAAGATAGTCTCTCACAAATTTCGCTAAGTAGATCGACAACTTTAAATCGAGATGCCATTAACGATTTATCTAATGCAGAAAAAGTTATAGAAATGCAAGAACTTGATAAGAGTTTAGATAACGATAAACgttttgaagatgaagtATTTTTGAATGAGATTCAAAGAAAGACAACattgaatcaattgaaagataACGTCCAATCTGAATGTTCGAAGTCCAATACCAACAGTATAAGTGATATTGGAAAAGTAGTTGCTAGAAACActgataatgatgatgatgtaGCTGACTTACAAAGTAATTCAAGTTCTATTGAGAGAGCTGCTATagtaaaagaaaaatgtgAGAATATCTTTTCTCCTGCTGATTATAAAATGGGATCAAATATACAATATGAGTCTCCAATCACCCCTTCCGAAGGTACTGTTGAGAAGTCATATAAACATGTATTCGAGACACCAAGACAATTCTCAATTATTAATCCTGactttgataatattattgttgaaaataattctaaTGTCAATAAGACATtagaatttctttttaaaatcttaaAGGCACCTGAAAAAAGTATTGTTAATCAAGATAGCCATCTTGAATCAAAAACACcaactttaaataatgtaCTAACGGagttatcaaatttaatagtCATTAAGTTAAAGGAAGATGAAAGGTTACAGAGGAATCGTGATTCTTCAGAACATTTGGTAAGAAGGTTAGAGTGTGATGTAAGTAATTTAGAGAGAGATTTGAAATCAAGGAATGATCAAATAACTAATCTTTTAGATTCCAGAGCTGAGTTAGAAAATTGCATCgataaagttaaaaatgTTATGGATGacatattaaaatgtaAATCGATCTCGAGAGTGGATGACACAAAAGTTAGTTCTCAGGGTATCCTTGAGATGCTACCTACATTCTATGATTCTATTACGACGGTGTTAGATGACTATGGTAAATTACAAATTGAATATGATTCAATCTCAAATAAATCACAAGACATCCAAAATGAAtgtaaaaatttaatcCTCGAATTAGAGACGTCTCAAGAAAAAGTCTTGAGTTTGGAAAGTAAGCTAAGTGAGAGCACTAAGTTACAAGCTGAAACTTTTAGAAGACATAGCCACAGCCATGCATTACCATTGCTTAGAAGAACgaatgaaaaattacaaatagATTACCAAAGGGAAAGATCGAAAGTGTTGGAGTTAAGAAAAGAACATAagaataaagataaatttttaaaagcaTACGAAATTTATAGAACAGAATCACTCCAATTcatgatatatttgatgCATTCTTTCAGATCATTTGCGACAGACGAGTCTATTGTTGAATATGATAATCATGTCAAGTCACtaaatgaattttatttcaacaGCAATATTGTTAAAGAGGCTGGCGAACGTGAAATAGAAATTAAATGTCAGAAATTCACAAACGACGTTACGAGTTTTTATCAAGAAGTTGCCAAATCTAAATTTTTGGATCAATTATTGGAAAAATACCTTTCCTTCATGCTCTCAAACGAATTCTTAAGTACAAAAATAACAGGCTTAAGAAGACAAAACCAAGACTACGAAATTTATGCAAACCATTTATTAGAGAAATTAAACGATGTTACAACTCATTTTCAATCAGAGAAGAACTGA